The genomic stretch GAGAACCCTTTTCCTCCAAAACCAATCCCTCCTCCTTCGTTCTTCGATATCCTCATTACTCCAAAAAATTATTGATTCCATTTTCCGGCTGATCTCCGATTCCTGCTCCATTTTGCAGACATCGATGATCGACAAATGAAGAAGAACAACCTTCAATTCTCTGTGAATTAATAATACTACATGGGTTTCTCTCCAATTGCTTAACACAGATGTCTATCCAtgagttcttcttctccaattgtCGTTCTTCGATGGTCTCAGAATGGTAGCCACTGTATTAATTTTCTGCAACTTCTTCCGGCGAATTAGTCCCTCCATTGTTCATAGACTTGGGAAAACTTGGAAACCCTTCACAGGTTCTGTGTGAAGAATTCCTGCATGCCAATATGATCTATAGCATCTTCCACAAAGCAATCCATGGCGGATCAGGTATTATTcccacctcaaaaaaaaaaacttttttttttccttaagcttTAATTTCTGTTTCACCTGAAATTGGAATGTCGCCATTTTTGAGGTCATGAGTCGTTGGATGATAACAACTCGTccatgagaaagaaaaaggcaGACATGTCTGCTCACAATCCTGGGCGTTCTCAAGATCCAAGTGGAGCTTCAGGGGAGAAACGCTCAGATGATCCAACAACGAACAAATCCGCCACACAATGTACTGTTACTTGTGTGTATCTAACAAAAATTGCAGAAATGACTCGCAATGTTACTGTTACATGGTGTAAGAATCTCATCAACCATTCTCTAAACATCTCAGTAGATAATCCTGGAGAAGATAACCATTATACCTGCAAAATTGACCTCAAGCCATGGCATTTCTGGAGCAAGAAAGGGTTTAAATCCTTCACTGTAAGCGGTGAAAGAGTGGATGTCTTCTGGGATCTTCGTTCTGCGAAATTCTCAGGTAGCCCAGAACCAAATGGAGATTACTATGTCGCCTTGGTTTCAGATGAAGAGGTAGCATTGTTATTGGGTGACAATAAGAAAGAAGCTTACAAGAGAACAAAATCAAGACCTTCATTGATAGATGCAGTATTAATTTCCAAG from Macadamia integrifolia cultivar HAES 741 chromosome 11, SCU_Mint_v3, whole genome shotgun sequence encodes the following:
- the LOC122093590 gene encoding uncharacterized protein LOC122093590, translating into MIYSIFHKAIHGGSGHESLDDNNSSMRKKKADMSAHNPGRSQDPSGASGEKRSDDPTTNKSATQCTVTCVYLTKIAEMTRNVTVTWCKNLINHSLNISVDNPGEDNHYTCKIDLKPWHFWSKKGFKSFTVSGERVDVFWDLRSAKFSGSPEPNGDYYVALVSDEEVALLLGDNKKEAYKRTKSRPSLIDAVLISKKENVFGKKCFSTRARFDERKKEHDIVVENSITGPRDPEMWISIDGIVLIHVRNLQWKFRGNETVIVNKIPVQVFWDVHDWLFSSNGLGHGVFIFKPGAPECDFKDGSSSVCSGDSNTGSYFSTQSCPTSPDFCLFLYAWKLE